The following coding sequences lie in one Thalassoglobus polymorphus genomic window:
- a CDS encoding glutamine amidotransferase, with product MPRQILFLGDTSLETAASYLAGCIDHSGWSFDYIPSDQSLELNQLTEPYQLYILSDYPAAHLNEEVENRLVQHVENGSNLLMIGGWESYHGMGGDWDGTKISQLLPVKILSNDDRQNCDSPVFLKAQAEHPITANLPWEDRSPIIGGYNKVTAKTDADVLLTAERFKSKLAGADYSLTHESSDPLLVVSETAKSRIAALMTDLAPHWVGPLVDWGDNRVAAQAPGSEGVEVGNLYAQFVSQLVKWVGKF from the coding sequence ATGCCTCGACAAATTTTATTTCTGGGTGACACCTCTCTCGAAACAGCGGCCAGCTATCTCGCTGGCTGCATTGATCATTCTGGCTGGTCCTTCGACTACATCCCCAGCGATCAATCTCTCGAACTCAATCAACTTACAGAACCGTATCAGCTGTACATCCTCAGCGATTACCCAGCAGCTCACCTTAACGAAGAAGTTGAAAATCGACTCGTTCAACATGTGGAGAACGGCTCTAACCTGCTGATGATCGGCGGTTGGGAATCGTATCATGGGATGGGAGGAGACTGGGACGGGACAAAAATCAGCCAGCTACTCCCGGTTAAAATTCTCTCAAACGATGATCGCCAAAACTGTGACTCGCCGGTCTTCCTGAAAGCTCAGGCTGAGCACCCGATCACAGCGAATCTTCCCTGGGAAGACCGCTCTCCAATAATTGGAGGATACAACAAGGTGACAGCGAAAACAGATGCCGATGTCCTTCTGACTGCAGAACGTTTCAAGTCAAAGCTGGCAGGAGCGGACTACTCTCTCACACATGAATCAAGCGACCCGCTGCTTGTCGTTTCCGAAACTGCCAAAAGTCGGATCGCTGCGTTAATGACCGATCTTGCTCCACATTGGGTCGGTCCGCTCGTTGACTGGGGAGACAATCGAGTCGCTGCCCAGGCTCCCGGATCAGAAGGTGTCGAAGTTGGTAATTTGTACGCTCAGTTTGTCTCACAATTGGTAAAGTGGGTCGGAAAATTTTAG
- a CDS encoding diphosphate--fructose-6-phosphate 1-phosphotransferase, translated as MQKGNALVGQSGGPTSVINASLAGVVETALKSKKIDTIYGMRFGIEGVLDNKLLDFSNVDSEVIKALKQTPSSALGSSRLKLQDEHFAPILKRLKQKNIRNFFMIGGNDTMDTIHRVVEYAKANDWEMSGVGICKTVDNDLFGTDHTPGFPSAARYVALSLLQSGTLARDMKRVDQFVIFQTVGRSAGWLPAAAAAARQKSGDAPHIILFPERPFQREEFLELVKKTHAKHGFVSIVCGEGITNPDGSPVSASGTTDKFGNTEFGAMGGTSAAMILHRMLSDEFGWRGEFQVTESLQMCASDRTVPLDIKEAYGCGKQAVKLAEQGESGVMVTIVRTSSRNEPYKSGFGTAPLSEVANEERPMPANFISKNGMNVTKAFLDYVNPLIGDLPEFVRLK; from the coding sequence ATGCAAAAGGGAAATGCACTTGTTGGTCAATCTGGCGGACCGACCTCTGTTATCAATGCTTCACTGGCAGGCGTTGTGGAAACAGCATTGAAAAGTAAAAAGATCGATACGATTTACGGAATGCGATTCGGTATCGAGGGAGTTTTAGACAACAAGCTTTTAGACTTCTCAAACGTAGACAGCGAAGTCATCAAGGCTCTCAAGCAAACTCCGAGTAGTGCGTTGGGATCGAGCCGCTTGAAGCTTCAGGATGAACACTTTGCTCCTATCCTCAAACGCTTGAAGCAGAAGAACATTCGAAACTTCTTCATGATCGGCGGCAACGACACGATGGACACAATTCATCGTGTCGTCGAATATGCCAAAGCGAACGACTGGGAAATGTCCGGCGTTGGGATCTGTAAAACCGTCGACAATGATCTGTTCGGAACGGATCACACTCCCGGCTTTCCGTCAGCGGCGCGATACGTCGCCTTGAGCCTGCTTCAATCCGGAACGCTCGCCCGCGATATGAAACGAGTCGATCAGTTCGTCATCTTCCAAACCGTCGGACGGAGTGCTGGCTGGCTCCCGGCTGCCGCTGCTGCTGCACGACAAAAATCTGGTGATGCTCCGCACATCATCCTGTTTCCTGAACGTCCATTTCAGCGTGAAGAATTTTTAGAACTCGTCAAGAAGACTCACGCAAAACATGGATTCGTTTCAATTGTGTGCGGAGAAGGGATCACCAACCCTGACGGATCTCCAGTCAGCGCGTCAGGGACGACAGACAAGTTCGGCAACACTGAGTTTGGAGCAATGGGAGGCACCAGTGCCGCGATGATTCTACATCGCATGCTCAGCGACGAGTTCGGCTGGCGTGGTGAATTCCAGGTGACGGAATCCCTCCAGATGTGTGCCTCTGACAGGACTGTTCCACTTGATATCAAAGAAGCCTACGGCTGCGGAAAACAAGCTGTGAAACTGGCAGAGCAAGGCGAAAGTGGCGTGATGGTCACGATCGTCCGGACCTCGTCACGCAACGAACCTTACAAATCGGGATTCGGGACTGCACCACTCAGCGAAGTTGCCAACGAAGAACGCCCGATGCCTGCGAATTTCATTTCCAAAAATGGCATGAATGTCACCAAAGCTTTCCTGGACTATGTAAACCCACTCATTGGTGATCTCCCGGAATTTGTGCGACTCAAGTAG
- a CDS encoding exo-alpha-sialidase yields the protein MIRQTLMTALFTFSLLNITLPAHAESAKFTLSPELTEKCRTILREGIKSDEFWPSIHAAEGLTLAGLGDEVIASLTPKLKTETDDQHRCGLARELVRAGDWQQARIMFEILDKDDSYGHTHASESLFKVFELGDGVGLRRTFAESDKMTTQLMAAAALGRGGNPEAMKFLRKHLANEDEEVRRIAAWIIARVGDKSDIAQLKKNLTMAKDPIAKAYTEHALALLGDKDGLAALKKNLNSDDPAIRIYAATFGGETRDFSISDRLIELLDDDTLDVRVRSAQSLLMFTQPAPADVKEDIKRMVYPATKEHPRYTEGSIVRLANGNLLYAATEFIGGGSDFATAHIVGKESSDLGRTWSDSRVLQKSTGNMNVMSVTLKRLNAPHDDTIALFYLEKNSHEDLRLYVRFSKDEAKTFGERILATTTPGYHVMNNDRVQQLSTGRLLAPVASTPNVQGGGHFICRCWFSDDFGQTWQESEGKIDLAKRGAMEPEVIELKDGRVMMIIRTQLGTIATSFSEDGGNHWSKPSHLEGIIAPEAPSTIRRIPSTGDLLLVWNNTFKDGEGHGGKRTPLTAAISSDEGKTWQHVKNLETNMDQTYSYTSLIFVRNRAVMSYWVGEGGKLSSQYRSLPVSWFYDSE from the coding sequence GTGATCCGCCAGACTTTGATGACCGCTTTGTTCACCTTCAGTCTCTTAAACATAACCCTGCCTGCACACGCCGAAAGTGCTAAGTTCACACTCTCTCCAGAACTGACCGAGAAGTGTCGCACGATTTTGCGAGAAGGGATCAAAAGTGACGAGTTCTGGCCGTCGATTCATGCCGCCGAAGGGTTGACGCTCGCTGGTCTCGGTGATGAAGTGATTGCATCTCTCACACCAAAGTTAAAAACAGAGACCGATGACCAGCATCGTTGCGGCTTGGCACGAGAGCTCGTCCGTGCTGGAGACTGGCAACAGGCGCGGATCATGTTCGAAATTCTCGACAAAGACGATTCCTACGGACACACCCATGCCTCGGAAAGTCTCTTTAAGGTCTTTGAACTCGGAGACGGTGTTGGATTGCGTCGCACTTTTGCAGAGAGTGACAAAATGACAACACAGCTTATGGCAGCTGCTGCCCTGGGTCGTGGTGGAAATCCAGAGGCGATGAAGTTCCTGCGGAAACACCTCGCCAACGAAGACGAGGAAGTCCGACGAATCGCTGCCTGGATTATCGCTCGTGTGGGAGACAAGTCAGACATTGCTCAACTGAAAAAGAATCTGACGATGGCAAAAGATCCAATTGCCAAGGCTTACACAGAGCACGCCCTGGCACTGTTGGGTGACAAGGATGGACTAGCTGCCCTCAAGAAAAATTTAAACTCTGATGACCCGGCCATTCGAATTTACGCAGCCACCTTCGGCGGTGAAACCCGCGACTTCTCGATCAGCGACCGTCTCATCGAACTGCTCGATGACGACACGTTGGACGTCCGGGTTCGCTCCGCTCAGTCACTGTTGATGTTCACTCAACCAGCGCCTGCTGATGTCAAAGAGGACATCAAGCGAATGGTTTACCCGGCGACGAAAGAACACCCAAGATATACTGAAGGCTCGATCGTTCGATTAGCCAACGGCAACCTTCTTTATGCTGCCACCGAATTCATCGGAGGCGGAAGCGATTTCGCAACTGCTCACATCGTTGGAAAAGAATCGAGCGATCTAGGTCGTACATGGAGTGACTCACGCGTTCTGCAAAAGAGCACCGGGAACATGAATGTCATGTCGGTCACTCTCAAACGATTGAATGCTCCACATGACGATACTATTGCCCTGTTCTATCTTGAAAAGAACAGTCACGAAGATTTGAGACTCTACGTTCGCTTCTCCAAAGATGAAGCGAAAACGTTCGGCGAACGGATTCTCGCAACGACCACACCCGGTTACCACGTCATGAATAACGATCGTGTGCAGCAGCTTTCCACGGGTCGATTGCTGGCTCCTGTGGCGTCAACGCCGAATGTTCAAGGAGGCGGACACTTCATTTGTCGCTGCTGGTTCTCCGATGACTTTGGACAAACCTGGCAAGAAAGCGAAGGAAAGATCGACCTCGCCAAACGGGGAGCCATGGAGCCGGAAGTGATTGAACTCAAGGATGGCCGGGTGATGATGATCATTCGCACACAACTGGGAACAATCGCGACCAGCTTCTCTGAAGATGGCGGCAATCACTGGAGCAAGCCATCTCACCTTGAGGGCATTATTGCCCCGGAGGCTCCGTCGACAATTCGTCGCATTCCGTCGACTGGTGACTTACTGCTCGTTTGGAATAACACATTCAAAGATGGCGAAGGGCATGGTGGAAAACGGACACCACTGACCGCTGCGATTTCATCCGATGAAGGGAAGACGTGGCAGCACGTGAAGAATCTGGAAACAAACATGGATCAAACATATTCCTACACCAGCTTGATTTTTGTTCGAAACCGGGCAGTGATGTCATACTGGGTCGGCGAAGGAGGCAAGCTCTCTTCTCAATATCGCTCGTTGCCAGTTTCGTGGTTTTATGATTCAGAATAG
- a CDS encoding Gfo/Idh/MocA family protein: protein MKNILVIGGGSIGERHLRCFLKTGRAKVSLCELRPEIRERIEQEYDVAATFDSLEAALAESLDAAVICTPANLHIKMAQQLAEKKLSLLIEKPLSIATDGIDKLLQTVDENELSASIAYVYRAHPVLQSMKAAIDSGRFGKPVQVVMSGGQHFPFYRPAYREIYYTKHETGGGAIQDAMTHMLNAAEWLVGPITKLVADADHCVLEGVDVEDTVHIIARHKSVLASYNLNQHQAPNETSIAVICKNGTAKFEANKARWISCSEPGKDWDVELSVELERDDLFINQANAFLDHLEVKQPAACSLSEGLQTLKVNLAALESVRTGNWVTI, encoded by the coding sequence ATGAAAAACATTCTCGTCATCGGCGGCGGTTCCATAGGTGAGCGGCATCTGCGCTGCTTTTTGAAAACAGGTCGAGCGAAAGTTTCGCTTTGTGAACTTCGACCAGAAATTCGCGAACGGATCGAACAAGAATATGATGTCGCTGCCACCTTTGATTCTCTCGAAGCGGCTCTTGCAGAATCGCTTGACGCAGCTGTCATCTGCACTCCTGCAAACTTGCATATCAAGATGGCTCAACAACTGGCAGAGAAAAAACTCTCATTGTTAATTGAAAAGCCGTTAAGCATTGCGACGGATGGCATCGACAAACTGCTGCAGACGGTCGACGAGAATGAATTGTCCGCTTCGATCGCATACGTGTATCGAGCCCATCCGGTGTTGCAATCAATGAAGGCGGCCATAGATTCGGGACGATTCGGAAAACCAGTTCAAGTCGTTATGAGTGGTGGGCAGCATTTCCCATTCTATCGACCGGCATATCGCGAGATTTACTACACCAAGCACGAAACCGGTGGCGGTGCGATCCAGGATGCAATGACACACATGTTGAACGCTGCGGAGTGGTTGGTTGGACCAATCACCAAACTTGTTGCAGATGCTGACCACTGCGTTCTGGAAGGTGTTGATGTCGAAGATACTGTACACATCATCGCCCGGCACAAGTCTGTTCTCGCTTCATACAATCTCAATCAGCATCAAGCTCCCAACGAAACATCGATTGCAGTGATCTGCAAGAATGGGACTGCGAAATTTGAAGCGAATAAGGCTCGTTGGATTTCATGCAGCGAACCGGGGAAAGACTGGGACGTTGAACTGTCGGTGGAACTGGAACGAGACGACCTCTTCATCAATCAGGCCAATGCGTTTCTCGATCACCTCGAAGTCAAACAACCAGCAGCCTGTTCGCTTTCTGAGGGACTTCAAACATTGAAGGTCAATCTGGCCGCCTTGGAATCTGTTCGAACTGGAAATTGGGTGACGATATGA
- a CDS encoding SDR family oxidoreductase — protein sequence MSEPTIQELFDLTGRVALITGGTGFLGSSMSRGLAEAGANVVIASRDLARATSAAEALPRQGDQKHFGVQLDHLDEDSLNSGFDSAVAAAGQVDILINNGQQGHAMDVTDVTFEAFSKDLQNASGYFCLARRLRDHTVSRGVAGSVVMIGSMYGVVGSYPDAYEEICTASPVQYHALKGGVIHMTRHLAVYWAKDNVRVNCLSPGPFPSEKAPQEMVERLKKKSPMQRMGHPHELKGALLLMVSDAGSYLTGQNLLIDGGWTAW from the coding sequence ATGAGCGAACCAACGATACAGGAACTTTTCGACCTCACAGGGCGTGTCGCACTCATCACCGGAGGGACCGGGTTTCTCGGCTCTTCGATGTCGCGTGGGCTGGCTGAAGCCGGTGCAAATGTTGTCATTGCGAGTCGCGACCTCGCTCGAGCAACAAGTGCAGCGGAAGCACTTCCGAGACAAGGGGACCAAAAACATTTCGGAGTCCAACTTGACCACCTCGACGAAGATTCCCTCAATTCAGGATTTGACTCAGCTGTTGCTGCCGCCGGGCAAGTCGACATCTTGATCAACAATGGTCAGCAGGGTCATGCCATGGACGTGACGGACGTGACGTTCGAAGCGTTCAGTAAAGATCTGCAAAATGCGAGTGGGTATTTTTGTCTTGCACGACGTTTGCGAGACCATACCGTCAGCAGAGGTGTCGCGGGATCGGTCGTCATGATCGGTTCAATGTATGGCGTTGTCGGGTCTTATCCGGATGCTTACGAAGAAATTTGCACTGCGAGCCCGGTGCAATATCACGCTCTCAAAGGAGGCGTGATCCACATGACTCGCCACCTGGCAGTCTACTGGGCCAAGGACAATGTCCGCGTGAATTGCCTGAGCCCGGGGCCATTTCCTTCAGAGAAAGCACCGCAGGAAATGGTCGAACGACTGAAGAAGAAAAGCCCGATGCAGCGGATGGGACACCCCCATGAGTTGAAGGGCGCATTGCTCCTGATGGTGAGCGATGCGGGAAGTTATCTGACTGGCCAGAACCTGCTCATCGACGGTGGCTGGACTGCTTGGTAA
- a CDS encoding GntP family permease codes for MVSIVGIVLSLLLLMYLAYRDVSVLVLAPLCALMAVLFDGNLPLLATYTQIFMVSVGQFISAFFPLFLLGAIFGKLMEDSGAAAKIADVIIQRLGKQRTMMAVVLSCAILTYGGVSLFVVVFAVFPLASSLFQQANIPRRLIPAAIALGSFTFTMTAMPGTPQIQNQIPMQFFRTNSFAAPGLGLIGSLIMFSLGMLWLNSRVAAAKRNEEGFGLIQNSEAEVEDGKAENVDNNLPSTASAFAPLICVIGLNFILSQYIIPTWNADYLASEQFGKTELARVLGTWSTILSLVSALVLTIALHFRSVQKLKDSLALGAQSSLLPVFNTACEYGYGNTIKSLAGFAVVQKFVTGIAPGNPLISEAIAVNSLAAMTGSASGGLSIALKTLGETYYQRGIEAGINPELLHRVASMACGGLDSLPHNGAVITLLLICGVTHRQGYKDVGMVSVLCPVAATVTVIFLGTIFGSF; via the coding sequence ATGGTCAGTATTGTCGGAATTGTTCTTTCGTTATTGCTTCTGATGTATCTGGCGTATCGGGATGTCAGTGTCCTTGTGCTGGCTCCACTCTGTGCTTTGATGGCAGTCCTCTTCGATGGGAACCTGCCGCTGCTGGCAACCTATACGCAAATCTTCATGGTGAGTGTCGGGCAGTTCATTAGTGCTTTCTTCCCACTCTTTCTTCTGGGAGCGATCTTTGGAAAATTAATGGAAGACTCCGGAGCCGCCGCCAAGATCGCCGATGTCATCATTCAACGACTCGGCAAACAACGCACAATGATGGCTGTCGTTCTCAGTTGTGCAATTTTAACATACGGAGGAGTCTCTCTTTTTGTTGTCGTCTTCGCAGTCTTTCCGCTGGCAAGTTCGTTGTTTCAACAGGCGAACATTCCGCGTCGCTTGATCCCCGCTGCCATCGCCCTCGGCTCATTCACATTTACGATGACTGCAATGCCGGGGACGCCTCAGATTCAAAATCAAATTCCCATGCAGTTCTTTCGAACGAATTCGTTCGCTGCTCCCGGGCTGGGACTGATCGGCAGTCTCATTATGTTCAGCTTAGGGATGTTGTGGTTGAACTCTCGAGTTGCCGCTGCGAAACGTAACGAAGAAGGTTTCGGGCTGATTCAAAATTCAGAAGCGGAAGTCGAAGATGGAAAAGCAGAAAATGTCGACAACAACTTGCCGTCGACAGCGAGTGCATTTGCTCCGCTGATTTGTGTCATCGGGCTGAATTTCATCCTCTCACAATACATCATCCCGACCTGGAACGCAGACTATTTGGCCTCTGAGCAATTTGGGAAGACTGAGCTGGCTCGTGTTCTTGGAACATGGTCCACGATCCTTTCCCTCGTTTCAGCTTTGGTACTGACAATTGCGTTACATTTTCGCAGCGTCCAGAAACTCAAAGACTCACTTGCTCTGGGGGCACAATCTTCGTTGTTGCCGGTTTTCAATACGGCTTGTGAGTACGGCTATGGAAATACGATCAAATCACTGGCAGGCTTTGCCGTCGTTCAGAAGTTCGTGACAGGAATCGCCCCCGGAAATCCACTGATCTCTGAAGCCATCGCGGTCAATTCACTCGCCGCGATGACTGGCTCTGCATCTGGCGGGTTGAGCATCGCCCTCAAAACATTAGGGGAGACCTATTATCAGCGCGGGATTGAAGCTGGCATCAACCCGGAGCTGTTGCATCGCGTCGCCTCAATGGCATGTGGAGGGCTCGACAGCCTTCCGCACAATGGAGCCGTCATCACTCTACTGCTGATCTGCGGTGTTACGCATCGGCAAGGCTACAAAGATGTTGGAATGGTCTCGGTCCTTTGCCCTGTGGCTGCGACGGTCACAGTGATCTTTCTGGGAACCATCTTCGGATCGTTTTGA
- a CDS encoding SIS domain-containing protein, whose translation MNTNDEKYTKFGLTRDMLATPEIVRAFDTTRMSETAAAIKGVGKLFLTGEGSSRIFPAKSAMRAAKQNGWNIELYTEAGKQAQEYNLADWAIFALSNSGRTAEVIGLFNKLAEAGHQHLYSLTAAENSMLESISNQGYVLKCGKEGAVAATKSVIEQALFYRALLEEIASKQTLASRLDDLANKMTAALTLEIDPELTAKIANARNIYWAGRNDGVTEELTLKTNEITRKQSDFLEGTYAAHGVEEVMDANDVVLWVDPYQDSEEKFDEILQKGVGLTVIAIADRETMFPTIQISDAGDLSPYVQMCAGWNVMVEAGITLGIDLDKPERARKVGNEFVG comes from the coding sequence ATGAACACAAACGACGAAAAGTACACTAAGTTCGGACTCACACGCGATATGCTTGCGACTCCGGAGATCGTGCGAGCATTCGACACGACTCGCATGTCCGAGACAGCTGCCGCCATTAAAGGTGTCGGGAAACTCTTTCTGACGGGCGAAGGTTCCAGCCGAATCTTTCCTGCGAAAAGTGCGATGCGCGCAGCCAAACAGAACGGCTGGAACATCGAACTCTACACCGAAGCTGGCAAGCAAGCACAGGAATACAACCTGGCAGACTGGGCGATTTTTGCACTCTCCAATTCCGGGCGAACAGCTGAAGTCATCGGCCTGTTCAACAAGCTTGCAGAGGCGGGGCATCAACACCTTTACAGCTTGACTGCTGCTGAAAACTCAATGCTCGAATCGATTTCCAATCAGGGATACGTTCTCAAGTGCGGAAAAGAAGGAGCTGTTGCAGCGACGAAAAGCGTTATCGAACAAGCGTTGTTCTACCGCGCATTACTGGAAGAGATCGCCAGCAAGCAGACGTTAGCTTCAAGACTCGATGATCTTGCGAACAAAATGACTGCCGCTCTCACACTCGAAATTGATCCGGAACTGACTGCCAAAATCGCCAATGCGAGAAATATCTACTGGGCTGGTCGAAACGATGGCGTCACTGAAGAGCTTACTCTCAAGACGAATGAAATTACGCGTAAGCAATCTGACTTCCTCGAAGGAACTTATGCCGCACATGGCGTGGAAGAAGTCATGGACGCAAATGACGTCGTCCTGTGGGTTGATCCATATCAAGACTCAGAAGAAAAGTTCGACGAAATCCTCCAAAAAGGTGTCGGCCTGACGGTCATTGCCATCGCAGATCGCGAGACCATGTTCCCGACAATTCAAATTTCCGACGCTGGTGATCTTTCGCCATACGTGCAAATGTGTGCCGGATGGAACGTCATGGTTGAAGCGGGAATCACTCTTGGTATCGATCTCGACAAACCGGAGCGGGCACGAAAAGTAGGCAATGAGTTTGTCGGGTAA
- the recQ gene encoding DNA helicase RecQ, with amino-acid sequence MDKTEQPTQKVQLAEVLKKYWGYESFHDLQLPAMSAVLENRDSLVVLPTGGGKSLCYQAPAMCQDGMAIVVSPLISLMKDQVDALNANGISAAYINSTLSNAEKWNVSEKIQSNDLKLLYLAPERIGAGRLLDMLTAANVSFIAIDEAHCISQWGHDFRPHYRELKQLRDRFQNVNLHAYTATATQRVRDDIAQQLGLRDPEVLIGNFDRPNLYYRVAKKNNLLNQIQNVIERHPKGAGVVYCISRKEVERVTLQLQGLGYRAASYHAGMSDEDRAANQDAFIKDDIQIIVATVAFGMGIDKPDVRFVIHTGIPKTIENYQQETGRAGRDGLESECHLFFGGNDFRTWKMIMSDQPPAVQKVSLASLQTMLDYCHNINCRHRSLVQHFGQELNKDCETACDVCMGEVEVIKDSLKISQMVISSVYRQQERYGMTYTSRVLKGASDERIIANNHTELSTYGLLQEYPLKGIQDWIGQLVGQGFLYQDESEGFSILKITESGKQLLKGEVTPRLTVPTTTEKKSSGSKASKTRSMEGVDTGLFEALRELRTAKSKEKNVPPYVVFGDAALIDMARRCPSNEQKFLEVQGVGQKKCEEYSEAFLGIIQQYCEEKGLPLDVDVDAVLASSPPREVRPASAASAASFPFFEQGLSIEEVAEKIGRARSTTEGYLTDYLRERKVTDPRPWVEGNLVSQIESAIEEIRPSRLKLLYLHFEEKIDYTTLKIVSECYRNREQ; translated from the coding sequence ATGGACAAGACAGAGCAACCCACCCAAAAAGTTCAGCTTGCCGAGGTCTTGAAAAAGTATTGGGGTTACGAATCGTTCCATGACTTGCAACTCCCTGCGATGTCGGCGGTTCTGGAAAATCGAGACTCTCTTGTCGTCCTCCCCACTGGGGGTGGAAAGTCACTGTGCTACCAGGCTCCGGCGATGTGCCAGGACGGAATGGCCATTGTCGTCTCGCCTCTCATTTCGCTGATGAAAGACCAGGTCGACGCACTCAACGCGAACGGCATCTCGGCAGCCTACATCAACAGCACTCTTTCAAATGCTGAAAAGTGGAACGTCTCCGAGAAGATCCAATCGAATGACCTGAAACTGCTCTATCTGGCTCCTGAACGAATCGGAGCGGGTCGCCTGCTCGACATGCTGACCGCTGCGAATGTCTCTTTCATTGCGATCGATGAAGCTCACTGCATCAGCCAATGGGGACACGATTTCCGACCACATTATCGCGAATTGAAACAGCTGCGAGATCGCTTTCAAAACGTCAACTTGCATGCCTATACAGCGACAGCAACGCAGCGAGTCCGCGACGATATCGCCCAGCAACTTGGATTACGCGATCCTGAAGTATTGATCGGGAATTTTGATCGGCCAAATCTTTACTACCGAGTTGCCAAAAAGAATAACTTACTCAATCAGATTCAAAACGTGATCGAGAGGCACCCCAAAGGAGCGGGAGTTGTCTATTGCATCAGCCGGAAAGAAGTCGAACGGGTGACGCTTCAATTACAGGGCCTCGGATATCGAGCTGCCTCGTATCATGCCGGGATGAGCGATGAAGATCGTGCTGCCAATCAGGACGCCTTCATCAAAGATGACATTCAAATCATCGTCGCCACTGTCGCTTTCGGAATGGGGATCGACAAACCGGACGTCCGATTTGTGATCCACACTGGCATCCCGAAAACCATCGAGAACTACCAGCAGGAGACCGGGCGAGCCGGACGGGACGGGTTAGAATCGGAGTGTCACCTCTTCTTCGGCGGGAATGATTTCCGAACCTGGAAAATGATCATGTCCGATCAACCGCCTGCTGTTCAAAAGGTCTCACTCGCCTCGCTGCAAACGATGCTCGATTATTGCCACAACATCAATTGTCGTCACCGAAGCCTGGTGCAGCATTTCGGGCAAGAATTAAACAAAGATTGCGAGACTGCTTGTGATGTTTGCATGGGCGAGGTCGAAGTCATCAAGGACTCGCTGAAAATCAGTCAGATGGTGATTTCATCTGTCTATCGGCAGCAAGAACGCTATGGCATGACCTATACCTCGCGTGTCCTTAAAGGTGCAAGCGATGAAAGAATCATAGCGAACAACCATACCGAACTGAGCACATATGGGTTGCTGCAAGAGTATCCTCTCAAGGGTATTCAAGACTGGATCGGTCAATTGGTCGGACAGGGATTCTTGTATCAGGACGAGAGCGAAGGTTTCTCGATCCTGAAGATTACTGAATCTGGCAAGCAACTCCTCAAAGGAGAAGTGACTCCCCGATTGACAGTGCCGACTACGACAGAGAAGAAGTCGTCAGGTTCGAAGGCATCGAAAACCCGGTCGATGGAAGGCGTAGACACTGGACTCTTCGAAGCGTTGCGAGAGTTGCGAACAGCGAAATCGAAAGAGAAAAACGTCCCGCCGTATGTTGTGTTTGGAGATGCCGCCTTAATCGACATGGCTCGGCGTTGCCCGTCCAATGAACAGAAGTTTCTCGAAGTTCAGGGAGTGGGGCAAAAAAAGTGCGAAGAGTACAGCGAAGCATTCTTAGGAATCATTCAACAATATTGCGAGGAAAAAGGGCTTCCCTTGGATGTCGATGTCGATGCCGTTCTGGCGAGCAGCCCACCACGTGAAGTTCGTCCGGCATCCGCGGCGAGCGCTGCTTCATTTCCGTTCTTTGAGCAGGGGCTGAGCATTGAAGAAGTCGCAGAAAAGATAGGGCGAGCACGTTCGACGACCGAAGGATACCTGACAGATTACCTCCGGGAGCGAAAGGTGACCGACCCACGTCCCTGGGTTGAAGGTAATCTCGTCTCACAAATCGAAAGTGCTATCGAGGAGATTCGACCATCCCGGTTGAAGTTGCTGTACCTCCACTTTGAAGAGAAAATCGATTACACCACACTCAAGATCGTTTCAGAATGCTATCGGAATCGTGAGCAATAG